From one Pseudomonas fluorescens genomic stretch:
- a CDS encoding glutathione S-transferase family protein — translation MGLLIDGRWHDQWYESSKDGAFQRESAQRRNALPAAQAGRYHLYVSLACPWAHRTLIFRKLKGLESLIDVSVVSWLMGEHGWTFDQSKGSTGDKLEHLDCLHQRYTRDDPHYSGRVTVPVLWDKHEQRIVNNESAQIIRIFNSAFDGLTGNRLDLYPEPLRAQIEALNERIYPAINNGVYQAGFATSQAAYDQAFDEVFAELDHLERLLGTQRYLAGEYLTEADWRLFTTLIRFDAVYHGHFKCNLRRIADYPNLSNWLRELYQWPGIAETVNFEHIQKHYYMSHKTINPNGIVPKGPLQDFELGHDRERLVGRGIWRKAGE, via the coding sequence ATGGGCCTGTTGATCGACGGACGCTGGCATGACCAGTGGTATGAAAGCAGCAAAGACGGCGCTTTCCAGCGCGAAAGCGCGCAGCGGCGCAACGCCCTGCCCGCCGCGCAAGCCGGGCGCTACCACCTGTACGTATCGCTGGCCTGCCCCTGGGCCCACCGCACCCTGATCTTTCGCAAGCTCAAAGGCCTTGAGAGCCTGATCGATGTGTCGGTGGTCAGCTGGCTGATGGGCGAGCATGGCTGGACCTTCGACCAGAGCAAGGGCTCGACCGGCGACAAGCTCGAGCACCTGGACTGCCTGCACCAGCGCTACACCCGCGACGACCCGCACTACAGCGGACGGGTCACGGTGCCGGTGCTGTGGGACAAGCACGAGCAGCGCATCGTCAACAACGAGTCGGCGCAGATCATTCGTATCTTCAACTCAGCGTTTGACGGGCTGACCGGCAATCGCCTGGACCTCTATCCGGAACCACTGCGCGCGCAGATCGAAGCGCTTAACGAGCGAATTTATCCGGCGATCAACAATGGCGTGTACCAGGCTGGCTTTGCCACTTCGCAGGCGGCCTACGACCAAGCGTTTGATGAGGTGTTTGCCGAACTGGATCATCTGGAGCGGTTGCTCGGTACCCAGCGCTATCTCGCCGGGGAATACCTGACCGAGGCCGACTGGCGGCTGTTTACCACGCTGATTCGCTTTGACGCGGTGTACCACGGGCACTTCAAGTGCAACCTGCGGCGCATTGCCGATTATCCGAACCTGTCGAACTGGCTACGGGAGCTGTATCAGTGGCCGGGGATCGCCGAGACGGTGAACTTCGAGCACATCCAGAAGCATTACTACATGAGCCACAAGACCATCAACCCGAACGGGATTGTGCCCAAGGGGCCGTTGCAGGATTTTGAGCTGGGGCATGACCGGGAGCGGCTGGTGGGGCGGGGAATTTGGCGCAAGGCCGGGGAATAG
- the serS gene encoding serine--tRNA ligase gives MLDSKLLRGQLQEVADRLASRGFSLDVARIEALEERRKVVQTRTEQLQAERNARSKSIGQAKAKGEDIAPLMADVERMAGELASGKVELDGIQAELDGILLGIPNLPDESVPVGADEDHNVEVRRWGTPRAFDFEIKDHVALGELTGGLDFETAAKLSGARFALLRGPIARLHRALAQFMINLHTSEHGYEEAYTPYLVQAPALQGTGQLPKFEEDLFKISRDGEADFYLIPTAEVSLTNIVAGEILDAKQLPIKFVAHTPCFRSEAGASGRDTRGMIRQHQFDKVEMVQIVEPGKSMEALEGLTANAERVLQALELPYRVLALCTGDMGFSAVKTYDLEVWVPSQDKYREISSCSNCGDFQARRMQARWRNPETGKPELVHTLNGSGLAVGRTLVAVLENYQQADGSIRVPQVLKPYMGGLEVIG, from the coding sequence ATGCTCGATTCCAAACTGTTACGCGGCCAACTTCAGGAAGTGGCGGATCGCCTGGCCTCCCGTGGCTTCAGCCTGGATGTCGCGCGCATCGAGGCACTGGAAGAACGCCGTAAGGTGGTGCAGACCCGTACCGAACAACTGCAGGCCGAGCGTAACGCCCGTTCCAAATCCATCGGCCAGGCCAAGGCCAAGGGCGAAGACATCGCTCCGCTGATGGCGGACGTCGAGCGCATGGCTGGCGAGCTTGCCAGCGGCAAGGTCGAGCTGGACGGCATCCAGGCTGAACTGGATGGCATCCTGCTGGGTATTCCCAACCTGCCGGACGAAAGCGTGCCGGTTGGCGCCGATGAGGACCACAACGTCGAAGTCCGTCGTTGGGGCACCCCGCGCGCCTTCGACTTCGAGATCAAGGACCACGTGGCACTGGGCGAGCTGACCGGCGGCCTGGACTTCGAAACCGCGGCCAAGCTGTCGGGCGCCCGTTTCGCCCTGCTGCGCGGCCCGATCGCCCGTCTGCACCGCGCGCTGGCGCAGTTCATGATCAACCTGCACACCAGCGAGCACGGCTACGAAGAAGCCTACACCCCGTACCTGGTCCAGGCGCCGGCGCTGCAAGGCACCGGCCAGTTGCCCAAGTTCGAGGAAGACCTGTTCAAGATCAGTCGCGACGGCGAAGCCGACTTCTACCTGATCCCGACCGCCGAAGTGTCGCTGACCAACATCGTTGCCGGCGAGATCCTCGACGCCAAGCAACTGCCGATCAAGTTCGTCGCCCACACCCCGTGCTTCCGTAGCGAAGCCGGTGCATCGGGCCGCGACACCCGCGGCATGATCCGTCAGCACCAGTTCGACAAGGTCGAGATGGTACAGATCGTCGAGCCAGGCAAATCCATGGAAGCCCTCGAAGGCCTGACCGCCAACGCTGAACGCGTCCTGCAAGCCCTGGAGCTGCCGTACCGGGTGCTGGCGCTGTGCACTGGCGACATGGGCTTCAGCGCAGTGAAAACCTACGACCTGGAAGTCTGGGTGCCGAGCCAGGACAAGTACCGCGAAATCTCCTCGTGCTCCAACTGTGGCGACTTCCAGGCCCGCCGCATGCAGGCGCGCTGGCGCAACCCGGAAACCGGCAAACCGGAACTGGTGCACACCCTCAACGGTTCGGGCCTGGCGGTTGGCCGTACCCTGGTGGCGGTGCTGGAGAACTACCAGCAGGCCGACGGTTCGATCCGCGTGCCGCAAGTGCTCAAGCCGTACATGGGTGGCCTGGAGGTCATCGGTTAA
- the cysG gene encoding siroheme synthase CysG, with amino-acid sequence MEFLPLFHKLRGSRVLIVGGGEIALRKSRLLADAGAVLRVVAPEIEAQLAELARHSGGEILSRGYQAGDLDGCQLIIAATDDQALNAQVSADAHQRCVPVNVVDAPALCSVIFPAIVDRSPLVVAVSSGGDAPVLARLIRAKLETWIPAAYGELAGLGARFRHKVKALYPDVNQRRGFWEDVFQGPIAERQLAGQGAEAERLLQAKIDGATYQAPGEVYLVGAGPGDPDLLTFRALRLMQQADVVLYDRLVAPAIIELCRRDAERIYVGKRRADHAVPQAQINQQLVDLARQGKRVLRLKGGDPFIFGRGGEEIEELAAQGIPFQVVPGITAASGCSAYAGIPLTHRDYAQSVRFVTGHLKDGTSDLPWNDLVAPAQTLVFYMGLVGLPTICAELIRHGRAADTPAALVQQGTTPNQRVFTGTLADLPKLVAEHEVHAPTLVIVGEVVQLREKLAWFEGAQP; translated from the coding sequence ATGGAATTCCTGCCGCTGTTCCACAAACTGCGCGGCAGCCGTGTGCTGATCGTCGGCGGAGGCGAGATTGCCCTGCGCAAATCACGTCTGCTGGCCGATGCCGGGGCTGTGCTGCGGGTCGTGGCGCCCGAGATCGAAGCGCAACTGGCCGAGCTTGCCCGGCACAGTGGTGGTGAAATCCTCAGCCGTGGTTACCAGGCTGGCGACCTCGACGGTTGCCAGCTGATCATTGCCGCCACCGACGACCAGGCGCTCAACGCCCAGGTCTCGGCGGATGCCCACCAGCGCTGCGTACCGGTCAACGTGGTCGATGCGCCGGCGCTGTGTTCGGTGATCTTCCCGGCGATTGTCGACCGCTCGCCTTTGGTGGTTGCGGTGTCCAGCGGCGGCGATGCGCCGGTGCTGGCGCGGTTGATCCGGGCCAAGCTTGAAACCTGGATCCCTGCTGCTTATGGCGAACTGGCCGGCCTTGGCGCGCGCTTTCGGCACAAGGTCAAGGCGCTGTACCCGGACGTCAATCAGCGTCGCGGTTTCTGGGAAGATGTTTTCCAGGGCCCGATCGCCGAGCGGCAACTGGCCGGGCAGGGCGCTGAAGCCGAGCGTCTGCTGCAAGCCAAGATCGACGGTGCCACCTACCAGGCGCCGGGTGAGGTGTATCTGGTCGGTGCCGGCCCCGGTGACCCGGACCTGCTGACCTTCCGCGCCTTGCGCCTGATGCAGCAAGCCGATGTGGTGCTTTACGATCGCCTGGTCGCTCCGGCGATCATCGAACTGTGCCGTCGTGATGCCGAGCGCATCTACGTCGGCAAGCGCCGCGCCGATCACGCCGTGCCGCAAGCGCAGATCAACCAGCAACTGGTCGACCTGGCGCGTCAGGGCAAGCGTGTGTTGCGTCTGAAGGGCGGCGATCCGTTCATATTCGGCCGTGGCGGCGAAGAGATCGAAGAACTGGCGGCCCAGGGCATTCCGTTTCAGGTGGTGCCGGGGATTACCGCAGCCAGTGGTTGCTCGGCCTATGCCGGCATCCCGCTGACCCACCGCGACTATGCCCAGTCGGTGCGTTTCGTCACCGGTCACCTCAAGGATGGTACCAGCGACCTGCCCTGGAATGACCTGGTGGCGCCAGCGCAGACCCTGGTGTTCTACATGGGCCTGGTTGGCTTGCCGACCATCTGTGCCGAGCTGATTCGTCACGGGCGGGCGGCCGATACCCCGGCAGCCTTGGTTCAGCAGGGCACCACGCCGAATCAGCGGGTGTTCACTGGCACCTTGGCCGACTTGCCCAAGCTTGTGGCCGAGCATGAAGTGCATGCGCCGACCCTGGTGATCGTCGGTGAAGTGGTGCAGCTTCGCGAGAAGCTGGCCTGGTTCGAAGGCGCCCAGCCGTAA
- the crcB gene encoding fluoride efflux transporter CrcB, with the protein MIAVIAAVSAGGIAGTLLRFATANWVNAHWPRHFYLGTLAVNLIGCLLIGLLYGLFLHRPLVPVELRAGLIVGFLGGLTTFSSFSLDTVRLLESGQAPLAFGYAGASVLGGLLATWAGLSLTKF; encoded by the coding sequence ATGATTGCGGTGATTGCCGCGGTCAGTGCCGGGGGGATCGCCGGCACCTTGCTGCGCTTTGCCACCGCCAATTGGGTCAACGCGCACTGGCCACGCCACTTCTATCTCGGTACGCTGGCGGTCAATCTGATTGGCTGCCTGCTGATCGGCTTGCTCTACGGGCTGTTTCTGCATCGCCCGCTGGTGCCGGTCGAGCTGCGCGCGGGCCTGATCGTCGGTTTTCTCGGCGGTCTGACAACCTTTTCATCCTTTTCACTGGATACCGTGCGCCTGCTCGAAAGCGGGCAGGCGCCGCTGGCCTTCGGATATGCCGGAGCCAGCGTATTGGGCGGGCTGCTCGCAACCTGGGCTGGCCTGTCTTTGACCAAATTCTGA